The sequence ACGATATTGCCTTCGCCGATCGCAATATTCAATTCCTTGCCAACTTCACCTTCCAGCACTATCTGATGGGCATTCTGGCGCAAGATGAAATGACCCGGCGCGGTTACCGTCAGCACGAAGTCCTGATCGTCCAGCGATTTCGGAATCTCAAAGCGCGCCACTTCGATTTTCTCAGCGCCCCAAGCGTAACCGCCGTATCCGAACAAGCCTGGCGTAGACAGTTGATCCTGGCCGGAAGCGATCCAGGAACCGATCAAGGGAAAATACCTGGCGCGTGCAAACACGTTCAAACGCAGGCTGTCCACTGCCTGCGAGGCCAGGGTGCGCGAACGCAGAATCTCGATTTCGGCGGCGGAATCGGCCTTCACATCCACCAGCGACGATAGCGACGACAGGCTGCCCAGCAAGTTCTTGGAGGTATTCGGACTGTCTTCCACCTGGACCAGCAGATCGGTGCTGTAGACCGGCTTGGCGATCAGCGCATAGCCGGCTCCCAGCAGGCTGGCAATCAGGAAAATGCTGATCACCAGCCAGCGATGGTCAGAGATTGCATCGAGAAAAGTGACGAAGCTGAACTCGTCGGCCGAAGAATCGTCTGCCGCGGAATGTTGTTGGGCGTTCATGTTAGATCTGTTTTTCTATAGAAGTGGTTGCTACTTTCTTGAAGAAAGATGCAACAGGCATTGCCGTCTCATGTAAAAGAACATGGGCGGATGCAAGCCTGTCAGCCGATTTGCACGATTTTCCTGGCCAGCTCGGCCATGCCTTGCGAAATCAGGCGGTAGGTTTGCCGAAAGCTGCTCATGTCTTGCTGATAAGGATCGGGGATATCGAAATCGCCAAACTCGCCGCTGCGCAGGACCTTGCCTTTGGCTGCGGGATAATTTTTTTCGATATAGCGTTTCTGCTCGGTATCCATGGTCAGGATCAAATCGGCTTCGCGCACCATGCGGTCGGTCAGCCTTTGCGCCCGGTGGCCGCTGATGTCGATGCCCTGCTCCTGCATGATCTGGATCGAATGCGGATCGGCGGGATAGCCGACCAGGGCGTCGATGCCGGCAGAACGGATCGTCTTGTCCGGAAAAGCCTTGTGCAGCAAGCCCTGCGCCATCGGGCTGCGACAGATATTGCCGATGCAGATCACCAGGAGGTTATTCATCATTTCCCCGCCTGCACCGCACTGGTGACCGACTGTGCGCTAGGAATGACCAGGCTCACCACGCGCGACCAGAGCGCCAGCGGCGCGGCATCGACGTACACCACATCCCTGGCCTTCAGCTGGAAATTATTGGCCAGCACGAAAGCTGCCGGCGAGCGCGCGTCCAGGTGAAACACCTGAGGCTGCGCCGTATCGCCGGCCGCGCCGCGCACCACGTAGACCTGGCGGGCGTCGCTGGTCAGTGGATTCAAGCCGCCGGCTTCGCCCAGCGCCTCGCCCAGCGTCATGCGGCCGTCGCGCAAGGCCAGCGTGAGCGGACGCGTTACCTCGCCCAGCACGAACACCTTGCTGTCGGCGCGCGCAAAGACCCGCACCGCATCGCCGTTGGCCAGCAGGATACCGCCGGCCGGCCCCATTCCCCGGCTGATCAGCAACGGCAGGTCGATCCTGTAATTCGCACCGTTGCGCGTCACCTCGATCTGGCTGGCGTCGCCGCCCTCCAGCACGCCGCCGGCGCGGCTCAACGCTTCCGCCAGCGTCATCGGGATATCGTTGATTGCCTGTATCCCTGGCGTCTTGACTTCGCCGCTCAAATACACGCGCTGGCTGCGATAAGCCTGCACACGCAGGGTCAGGTTTGGCTTTTTAAAGTACTGTCCGAGTTTTGCGGTCAGCACATCGCGTGCTTGCGACTCCGTCAGACCTGCCAACTTGAGCAGCCCGGCATAGGGAAACTGCACCATGCCGTTCTGGTCAACCACGAAGCCAGGCGCGGTGCTGCCCTCGGCGCTTGCTGCCGTCGCCTGGGCCGCGGCCATGGCCGGCGCAGCCAGTTCCGGGTGGTCCCAGACGATGATGGATAGGATGTCGCCATTGCCGATCAGATAGGGCGCCGAGGCCTTCATCAGCGGCGTCAGGTCGGGGCCGCTGCTCTGCTGCACCAAAGCTTTCTCCTCGCGCACCAGTTCCGGCGTGATGGTTTTGAATGCGGCGGCGCCGTGGTTGCCGCCTTCCTCGGAAGCGGCTTGCTCCATGCGCATCCCCGGCACCGTGACGCAAGCAGTGAGGAGCAATAGCGAGGCAAGGACGGTCCAGCGCTGGAGGTGTTTTTTCAAGTTAAATGACATATTGTTTTCAATCTGCTGCAAATAAAATCGCTTCGGTCCGCAACAGCGGGACCTGTGCGTTGAAACCGATGGCGTCGCTGTTGGCTGCGCTCTTGGCGTGCAGCAAGACTGTTCACGGATTCACGCATGAATACGGTATTAGCGAGATCTCACGATTCCAGGCCACTGCCCGGGAAAGCGCCGGCTGTCTGGTGCATATCCATTACAGCGAGCTCTATGCTAGATAAGCAGGTAACGAATGTATGTAGGGTAAATCCGGTATAGGGCAATGACTTCCCCGATTGGAGGCACCCGGATCGGCTCATCCGGGCAACGGCAACCCGCTGCGCCAGCGGGCGAGAAATGCCTTGCCGCAACAATGCAGCTTTAAAACCACAGCTGCGTTAGGCGACAGCGGATTTCTGTATCATTCCCTCATGCCAATGTTCCAAAGCATCAAGTTCCGCCTGATTGGCCTCGGTATCCTGATTATCGTGGCCGGCATCGGCTTGCGCCTGTTTTTTGCCTTGCCCTTCGCCCAAGGATTGCTCAGGGATGAAGTTGCAGCTCAGCAATTTTCGATGGCATCGTATGTCGCCCGCGACATCGACCACAGCATCCAGGCGCGCCGCGCGCTGCTGACCGAACTGAGTTCGGCGCTGCCGCCGGCGCTGCTATCGCAACCGCAACAGCTGACGGCCTGGCTGCGCGAACGGCAGCGCATCAATCCCTTGTTCAACAGCGGTTTGCTAGTGGTGCCGCCGGACGGTAAGGGCGTGCTGGCGCAGTATCCAACGGTGCCCGGGCGCGAGGAGCTGCTCTTTTCCGCGAGCGACTGGTTCCGCGCGGCGCTACATGCCGACACCCCGGTGATGGGGCGGCCGAAGCGCGGGCGCGCCATTCACGAACCGATCCTGGTGATGGCGGTGCCGGTGCGCAATGCGGCCCGCCAGGTGGTGGCGGTGCTGGCCGGCGTGGTGGTGCTGAACACCCCAGGCTTTCTCGACCGCCTGCAGGAAACCAAACTTGGCGTCAGCGGCGGCTTCCTGCTGGTGTCGCCGGCCGACAAGCTGTTCGTCGGCGCCAGCGACCCGGCGATGGTGCTGACGCCGACGCCGCCACCGGGCGTCAACTTGCTGCATGACCGCGCCATGGCCGGCTACCGCGGCACCGGCATCACCATCAACGCCAAGGGTGTGGAAGAGCTGTCGGCGATGGTGACCGTGCCCAGCACCGGCTGGTTCGTGGTGGCGCGCATCCCGACGGCGGAAGTGTTCCATCCGATCAATGCCATGCTCGGTTTCTATCTGCGTAATACCCTGGTGATCCTCGCCGGCATGATCACCCTCATGCTGCTGCTGTTGCCGCGCACCTTGCGGCCACTCACCGACGCTGCCCATGCAATGCGCGACATGGCAGATGGCAAGCGCGCGCTGGCGCCGTTGCCGGTGCAGCGGCGCGACGAGGTCGGTAGCCTGGTGCTGGGTTTCAATTATCTGGTGGAGCGGCTACGCGACAAAGAAGTCGCGCTCAAGGCGAGCGAGGCGCGCATGGCGTTCATGGCGCACCACGATACGCTCACCGGCCTGTGCAACCGAGCCATGCTGGAAGACCGCCTGCAGCAGGCAATGGCGCGCGCGCAGCGCGACGGTTCGCATTTTGCGCTGCTGTTTTGCGATCTGGATAATTTCAAGCCGATCAACGATGCCTTCGGACACGAGGCCGGCGACGCCATCCTGCGTCAGGTGGCGGCGCGCTTGCTGGATGAGCGCCGCAGCACCGATACTGTAGCGCGCTTGGGGGGCGATGAATTTGTGATCTTGCTGACCGATCTCGGCGATGCGCGCGCAGCGTCGGTCGGCGTCGCCGGTCAATTACTGGCAGCGATCGGCATTCCTTTCAACGTCGACGGGCGGCTGTTCGAGCTAAGCGCGTCGATCGGCATTGCCTTGTATACGCAGGCCGGGATTTCCACTTCGCAGCTGATGTCGCAGGCCGATATCGCCATGTATCAGGCCAAGCGTGCAGGAAAGAATGAATTCTGTGTCTTCGACGAGACGCTGGAGCCCTTCCGCGTCTAGCGCGGGGGCCGGTGTATGGCCGGCCGGGTGAGCACTCTTGCCCACCCTACGGTTGATTACTTGGCAGGAGCTGGCTTGCCGTCCAGCGGGAAGTTGCAGACGAAATTCATCATCACTTCGGCCACTGAGCCGGCGGCCGGTTTCACAAACGTGGCGCCTTTCAGGGCGTCGCTATGATCCACCTTGGCGCCGGCGCCATCCAATTCAGCGAACAGAATCTCTTTGCTCAGGCGCAGGGTCTTGGCCTTGCAATTGTATTGGGTGAAATCCTGGTAGGACTGGAAAGTCGCCAGCGCCTTGGGATCGCCGTCGTTCTTGCGCGGCTCCTTGAAGTTCCACATCGACCATGCTTCGCGGATGCCATTGCTTTCCTTGATCGATGCCTGGTCCAGCTTCAGCTCGGAAGTATCGCTGGAACCGACGGATTGCCAGTCGGCGGCGTTGGCCACGACGCAAGCGAGGCCGAGAGTCAGGGTGAGCGCTAATTTTTTCATGTGGTTTTCCTTATAAGGTGCGTGCAGGGTTCGACTTTGCATAGTAAACATTAATTCCCGCTGCGAGGCGGCAAATTGGTAACAAAATGAAAATCAAAAAAGCCCCGTACCAGACGGGGCTTTTTCTTGCGGCGCCGATGCGGCGCCGCGGATCGCCTTGAGCCGGTCTTAACCCTTAGGTTTCGACAGGCATTGCTTCATGAATGCCTTGCGGTCGTCGCCCTTTTTACCGCTGGCGTCGACGTTGCACGACTTCATTTTTTCCTGCTGCGTCATGGGAGCGGCTGCTGCCGGCTTTGTGCTCAGGCAATCTTTCATGAAAGCCTTGCGGTCATCGCCTGCTTTGCCGGCGGCGTCCTTGTTGCAGGTTGCCATCTTGCTTTGCTGCGTATTGGCGGCAAATGCTGGATTAAAAGCAAAGCAACAAGCGAGCAATGCCAGAGCTGACAGTTTTTTCATGGTTTTCTCCGTTTCCGACAGTTGGGTTAGGCCGCCTGACCGAATGCAGTGAGGCTTGCTGCATTACAGCACGAAAATTGTCTGCTGCCAATATGTCAGCTATATACATATGCGGCAACAGCATATGGGCGTGCTTGCTACATCAACGCATGATGATATTCATAAATTGAATGACTCGTATGTGAAACTGAAATTGGATTAGTCATTTCAACATGTCTATACTGCATTGCAACATAGAAGACGAAATGAAAGGGCATATTATGATCTCTCCTCCACTGCCGATGTCGGCACGTTCCATCGCACACAGCATGCAGGCGCAAGCGCGTCTGGACGCACGCAAGTTCAGCAACAAGAGCGCAGTTCAGCAAGAGCCAGGTCTGCTCGACAAGATCCTGGCAATCTGGAGCGCACCGTACAAAAGAATGAGCGGTTCTTTCCTGCGCTTCTGAATCCAGAGCGCCCGCAGTACCGACTAGCCCCGCCGCCTGCGGGGCTTTTTATTGCCTGTAACAAATCTGCCCTCACCAAGTTACCCACAGAAATTGTGCGCAAGCCTGTTGATAACCTCACAGTAAAAAACCAAGTATTTGATTTTCATGAAGTTTTAGTCGCTGCCTATGACAGGGTCGCACGCGCAGCTTATATGTCGCTAAAGCTTCGGCGGAGCCATGCATGCGCTGTACATTTGCCACAGGCAAAAAAAAGCCCGCTCACCTTGCGGTTGCGGGCTGAATCCAAACCTTAGGAGGTGTTGGAGGAGACAGGTGTAACTATATGGCGACGCAGCATGCATGTCTGCTTTATTTACCTGATAACAGATATTCTATATTTATATATCTCTAATCACTTGCGCATGCCATTATGGCCGCGGCAGGCATCTGCGCGCGCCTTGCGCATGGCGCCATCCTTGCAACGCATCACACTGTGCGTGTTCACGCGATTTTTACCATCGTAAAAAGATTCCGGACGGCGGTCATTCCTGGCGTCAGGATGCCCTTCCAACCCCATGCCTGGCTGCGGCCGCCTTGGCTCATCCTGCGCATGCGCAACAGGGGCAATCGCCAGCAACAGCGCCAGCACGCTCAATAGCTTCTTCATATATCGGACCTTTCGTAAGCACTGCATGAACAAAATGGATCACGGATACAACGGCCTAGCTTCGAGCCAATCTACGCCTTTACGTTCACTTCTCCAAGAATTTCTTATCTGATGCGCAATGCCTGATATAGCGCATCCCCCTGCCAAGATGGCAACGCCGCGCCCTCGGCGGCATGGATCAGCGCCGTCATCCGGCGGTTGGCCGGCGCATCCTTGCCCAGTGACTGCGCCAGGCCGACGATTGCGCCGTTCAGGTAATCGACCTCGGTCAGGCGCCCTGCCTGCAGGTCTTCCCACATGGAAGAGCGTGCTTGCGGATCGATTTTCAGCATGGCTGCGGCTACCCGCGTGAAAACCGCATCGGGCAAACGCAACAGCAGCGGCAGCAATTGCGGCGCAACCTTGG comes from Collimonas pratensis and encodes:
- a CDS encoding low molecular weight protein-tyrosine-phosphatase; protein product: MMNNLLVICIGNICRSPMAQGLLHKAFPDKTIRSAGIDALVGYPADPHSIQIMQEQGIDISGHRAQRLTDRMVREADLILTMDTEQKRYIEKNYPAAKGKVLRSGEFGDFDIPDPYQQDMSSFRQTYRLISQGMAELARKIVQIG
- a CDS encoding polysaccharide biosynthesis/export family protein; its protein translation is MKKHLQRWTVLASLLLLTACVTVPGMRMEQAASEEGGNHGAAAFKTITPELVREEKALVQQSSGPDLTPLMKASAPYLIGNGDILSIIVWDHPELAAPAMAAAQATAASAEGSTAPGFVVDQNGMVQFPYAGLLKLAGLTESQARDVLTAKLGQYFKKPNLTLRVQAYRSQRVYLSGEVKTPGIQAINDIPMTLAEALSRAGGVLEGGDASQIEVTRNGANYRIDLPLLISRGMGPAGGILLANGDAVRVFARADSKVFVLGEVTRPLTLALRDGRMTLGEALGEAGGLNPLTSDARQVYVVRGAAGDTAQPQVFHLDARSPAAFVLANNFQLKARDVVYVDAAPLALWSRVVSLVIPSAQSVTSAVQAGK
- a CDS encoding diguanylate cyclase domain-containing protein, whose translation is MPMFQSIKFRLIGLGILIIVAGIGLRLFFALPFAQGLLRDEVAAQQFSMASYVARDIDHSIQARRALLTELSSALPPALLSQPQQLTAWLRERQRINPLFNSGLLVVPPDGKGVLAQYPTVPGREELLFSASDWFRAALHADTPVMGRPKRGRAIHEPILVMAVPVRNAARQVVAVLAGVVVLNTPGFLDRLQETKLGVSGGFLLVSPADKLFVGASDPAMVLTPTPPPGVNLLHDRAMAGYRGTGITINAKGVEELSAMVTVPSTGWFVVARIPTAEVFHPINAMLGFYLRNTLVILAGMITLMLLLLPRTLRPLTDAAHAMRDMADGKRALAPLPVQRRDEVGSLVLGFNYLVERLRDKEVALKASEARMAFMAHHDTLTGLCNRAMLEDRLQQAMARAQRDGSHFALLFCDLDNFKPINDAFGHEAGDAILRQVAARLLDERRSTDTVARLGGDEFVILLTDLGDARAASVGVAGQLLAAIGIPFNVDGRLFELSASIGIALYTQAGISTSQLMSQADIAMYQAKRAGKNEFCVFDETLEPFRV
- a CDS encoding surface-adhesin E family protein — protein: MKKLALTLTLGLACVVANAADWQSVGSSDTSELKLDQASIKESNGIREAWSMWNFKEPRKNDGDPKALATFQSYQDFTQYNCKAKTLRLSKEILFAELDGAGAKVDHSDALKGATFVKPAAGSVAEVMMNFVCNFPLDGKPAPAK
- a CDS encoding PsiF family protein, which codes for MKKLSALALLACCFAFNPAFAANTQQSKMATCNKDAAGKAGDDRKAFMKDCLSTKPAAAAPMTQQEKMKSCNVDASGKKGDDRKAFMKQCLSKPKG